Part of the Nicotiana sylvestris chromosome 2, ASM39365v2, whole genome shotgun sequence genome, tgaatacctgttgaaagaaggatacaagaatgatccaatttgtccctgtgtctttataaaagggtctggatctgaatttgttataatcgtcgtgtatgttgatgatttaaatatcattggaactcctggggagcttccaaaaacagtagactatttgaagaaagaatttgaaatgaaagatcttggaaagacaaaattttgtcttggtctacaaattgagtatatgaaagatggaatatttgtccatcaatcgacatacaccgaaaagattttaaagcgattctatatggataaagcacatccattgagtaccccgatggttgtgagatcacttgatataaagaaagatccattccgacctcatgaaaatgatgaagagcttcttggtgccgaagtaccatatcttagtgcaattggggcattaatgtatcttgccaataattcccgaccagatatagctttctcagtaagcttattggcaagatttagtacttcgccaacacaaagacactggaatggtattaaacatatattcagatacctccaagggaccattgatatgggtttattttattcaaatgaatccaagccatcattgattggttatgcagatgcaggatatttgtctgatccacacaaaggtcgatctcagataggctatttatttacaagtggaggtacaaccatatcatggcgttcgacaaaacaaactatggttgctacttcttcaaatcatgcagagataatagccattcacgaagcaagtcgagaatgcgtttggttaagatctataactcaacacattcagcaaacatgtggtctttcttcgaaagagaatattccaacaatattgtatgaagacaatgttgcatgcatagctcaattgaaaggaggatatatcaaaggagatagaacaaaacacatttcaccgaaattctttttcactcatgatcttcagaagaatggtgaaatagatgtacaacaagttcgttcaagtgataatttggttgatctgttcactaaggcattaccaacctcaatatttgaaaagctgatatataagattggaatgcgtcgtcttcgagacattaagtgatttttcatcagggggagtaactacacactgcactcttttctttaaccaaggttttgtcccactgggttttcctggtaaggtttttaatgaggcagcaagcaatgcatattataaataactatgtacatcccaatattttttttgtaagtttttaatgaggcacattatcttacatggacatccaagggggagtgttatgaatagtttgtacattggatactactttggatactacattggatgctacattggatgcccatgttgtgaataacttaaagattaaatttcctattttatgtccatcatctttactttttatgcctataaaaggccatgtaattgcaatgaaaaattacaccaaagtgaaagaagaaaacacttctccattctctctatctcttcttgtttacattttactgcattgcttttattttataacacgttatcagcacgaagctctaattttattcttaactcccgctaagttgagccatattttattaaggtatgtatcattataatcattttatttatggcagtacatatcatatgctcattaTAATGTGAAAACTTAAAAATCCCTAACTTAAAATAAAGCCAAAACGTGTTTAAGGAATTCCGTGAGGTAGGTACCGTTTTGTTCCCTAAATGCCCCTACTTTTGTAAACTCACTCTATAAAGCACATTGTCAGCCTTTTTACAATCATCTCTCTCAGTACACTGTGCACTCTATTTACAGGTATTtcttctctctctatatatatctCTCATTATTTCTCGGTGGGATCGTTACTTTTTCGAATGTAAATAGAAATTTGAAgctatttattcttgaaaatcgTATGAAATGTTGAGATTTTGCAGAAATTTGGGTCAATTATGTGTTGAATGAGAAGCCCTTACCTTTTGTACCATCCATAGCATGTTTTAGAGTACAACAAATAAATTTTGCTGAATGCGTTGCTATATTGAATGCATGCCATAGTTGTGAGGTTAATTTCGCGGATAATTATCCAACTTTCAATTTGTTCGCATAAAACTAACTTTTGTAACACAAAAAAAAATGACTGAattatacctatgcatgacagaCTGGTATTTAACTCATGTAATTCCttctttttttgtgtgtgtgtgtgtcttttTTGGTGGTTGTTTTAAAGAGTAGAAACTGGGAATTAGTAACATGCTCTTTTTGCATCATATTATTGGAGACAATGCTTTTTTGACATATGGTAATGAAATTACTGCTTTAAGGATGACGTACGTTCATAATGTGTTAAATTAACCTGAAGCATTTTTAACATGTGCTTTATTTTTTATATCGTTGTTGTTGTAGTGAAAGAGCATAATCTTATAGGTGATGCTGCAATAGTTACATGGGAAGAACATAATTTTTTTGTTTTGCATGTTAAATTTACTCAATTGTCAAAATTCATTTGTTTGTTTTGCATGTTAAAGTTAATTTTCAAAGTTCCACGAGATCTAATTTTGCTGGTCTGATCGAGTTACTCTGTTTTCGTTGACCATGTGTGGTTTCTGTTTTTTTCCTGGTCTTAAGATGGTGTTATCTGATCCTTTTGAAAGAAATAGCTGGATTGAACTAGCTTCAGGCTGTCTGTATAATTGACATTGGGAGCTTTAATTATCTTTTTCCTTCAGCACTAATCTTCATTGGGATCTTTAGTCAGTTTTACCTTGGCATTGGTTGATTTTACAATGCTGTTATGCATCACTTTCAACTTGGTTTTGAAATATAACTGAACTTCCCACTTGGCACTTTTCGCCGAATGCTGTTACTCAAGAGTCAAAATGCTAATCTGACTTGCAATAACATTATTATACCTGTGGAAGAGCTTTTGCATTATTTATATCATATATGTGCTGTTTTCCAAGGAGTGAGGTGCCTTGAGTTTCTTAAAATTCGTTTTCCTATGTTCTTTACTCATGGTATAAAGAAGGGAGGTCATTCTATTGCCAAATCCTTTTTGTTATACCCAGTCCATGTCTCTCCGGAGAAGtgcttttctatttttttaaaaacttaaatgGCAATGGGACTCTACAGTAACGACACTCACATTTACTTCAAATCTTGTATTGCAAATTTCATTGCAAAGTGGCGCTCCGCTGATCTGCTTCAACGCTTCTGAATACAGAATACTTTTTGTTATACCCAGTCCATGTCTCTCCAGAGAAGcgcttttctattttttttaaaacttaaatggCAATGGGATTCTACAGTAACGACACTCACATTTACTTCAAATCTTGTAGTGCAAATTTCATTGCAAAGTGGTGCTCAGCTGATCTGCTTCAACGCTTCTGAATACAGAATATTTGCTATATGTGATTGAAAACAGGATTGTTCTTCGTTTCGTTCCTAGTTTATTTGTCCATGACCTAAATTTCATTAGATCTGGAATTTAAAGTTGTAAACTGGATATGCGAGAAGCACAGTTTTTGTTTGTGGTTCATAACTTGGTTTCATCATTGTTACAGCTGTACTGGCCTCTTTTTCCAAGATGTCGGATGCTAAGGCCCCCCTTCATCCCAAGAGGAAGAAGCAGGTGGTGGACTTTCTTCTCCAATTCAGATGGATCATTGTTATCGTCTTTGTCCTTCCTTTTTCGTTCCTGTTTTACTTCTCCATATATCTAGGGGATGTTAAATCTGAGAGGAAATCATATGAGCAGCGTCAGAAGGAACACGATGAAAATGTTAAAGAGGTCGTGAAGCGCCTTGGGGAGAGGGATGCATCAAAGGATGGTCTCGTCTGCACAGGCAGGCCTCCGTGGGTGGTTGTCGGAATGAGAAATGTAGACTATAAGCGTGCTCGTCATTTTGAAGTTGATCTTTCTAAGTTCAGAAATATACTTGAAATTGACAAGGAAAGAATGATTGCTAGAGTTGAGCCTCTGGTCAATATGGGCCAAATCTCTAGAGTTACTGTCCCAATAAATCTTTCCCTTGCAGTTCTTGCTGAGCTTGATGATCTGACCGTTGGTGGTCTGATCAATGGCTTCGGGATTGAAGGAAGCTCTCACATCTTTGGATTGTTCTCTGACACTGTTGTGGCACTTGAGATAGTTCTAGCAGACGGACGGGTGGTTAGAGCTACAAAGGACAATGAGTATTCTGATCTTTTTTACGCTATCCCGTGGTCTCAGGGGACATTGGGTCTTCTTGTTTCAGCTGAAATCAAGCTTATACAAGTTAAGGAGTACGTGAGACTTACCTACAAACCTGTAACTGGTAATCTTAAAGAGCTTGCACAGGCTTATGCGGATTCTTTTGCACCTAGAGATGGAGACCAGGACAATCCTTCTAAAGTTCCAGAGATGGTAGAAGGCATGATTTATAGTCCCACAGAAGGTGTTATGATGACCGGTAGATATGCTTCGAAACAGGAAGCCAAGCAAAAGGGTAATGTAATCAACAATTATGGTTGGTGGTTCAAACCATGGTTTTACCAGCATGCTCAAACTGCACTGAAAAGAGGGGAATTTGTGGAGTACATTCCAACTAGGGACTACTATCACAGGCACACAAGATCCTTGTATT contains:
- the LOC104224267 gene encoding delta(24)-sterol reductase-like — its product is MSDAKAPLHPKRKKQVVDFLLQFRWIIVIVFVLPFSFLFYFSIYLGDVKSERKSYEQRQKEHDENVKEVVKRLGERDASKDGLVCTGRPPWVVVGMRNVDYKRARHFEVDLSKFRNILEIDKERMIARVEPLVNMGQISRVTVPINLSLAVLAELDDLTVGGLINGFGIEGSSHIFGLFSDTVVALEIVLADGRVVRATKDNEYSDLFYAIPWSQGTLGLLVSAEIKLIQVKEYVRLTYKPVTGNLKELAQAYADSFAPRDGDQDNPSKVPEMVEGMIYSPTEGVMMTGRYASKQEAKQKGNVINNYGWWFKPWFYQHAQTALKRGEFVEYIPTRDYYHRHTRSLYWEGKLILPFGDQFWFRFLLGWLMPPKIALLKATQSEAIRNYYHDHHVIQDLLVPLYKVGDCLEWVHREMEVYPIWLCPHRIYKLPVKPMIYPEPGFEAHRRQGDTEYAQMYTDIGVYYVPGAVLRGEPFDGAEKCRQLELWLIENHGFQAQYAVTELTEKNFWRMFDNSLYEQCRKKYKAIGTFMSAYYKSKKGRKTEKEVQEAEQEKAEQETPEVDEQEKAY